In a genomic window of Flavobacteriales bacterium:
- a CDS encoding DUF2029 domain-containing protein, which yields MRHTIISVIRKDRTFIISALALFVLMLVMENVNGRFWLYDFKVMYAAADALINGKQVYGIPFGLDTGYYKYSPVTLIFFIPFALLPYPIASVLDFLMIAMSIIALILLLVRLTNKRIFRAETYSQGVLFAILACVIVHLVRELHLGNTNIFLMLFLTLGLYFTLKEKPWLAGILLAIAILTKPYFILVLLPLVLHRKFKVVLGTLVTMGGLAGIFILATGITKGKELFTDWVRAMGAHSGYLASNHTISSLLHQYTGITLPLSFSFYMLGGALILLFVTFWWTTKGKTPSPSDLLVHYFAGVALVPNILITDTEHFLFSIPLITLLVLYLFHKRNTRLTVLFAVIFLLYGGNITDLWGKSLSMTLDNWGLLGVGNLGVIVGAMVVGLKVGSRQLAGECH from the coding sequence CCCTTGCCCTGTTCGTGCTGATGCTGGTCATGGAGAACGTCAACGGGCGTTTCTGGCTTTATGACTTTAAGGTGATGTACGCTGCAGCTGATGCACTCATCAACGGCAAGCAGGTCTATGGGATACCCTTCGGACTTGATACCGGCTATTACAAATACTCCCCGGTCACCCTCATCTTCTTTATCCCTTTCGCCCTTCTTCCCTACCCGATCGCAAGTGTGCTGGATTTTCTGATGATTGCCATGAGCATCATCGCCCTCATCCTTTTATTGGTGAGGCTAACAAACAAACGCATCTTCCGGGCTGAGACATACAGTCAGGGCGTATTGTTCGCCATCCTGGCCTGCGTGATTGTGCACCTCGTAAGGGAGCTGCATCTGGGCAATACCAATATATTCCTGATGCTATTTCTTACGCTTGGCTTATACTTTACCTTAAAAGAAAAACCCTGGTTAGCCGGCATCCTCCTTGCGATAGCCATCCTTACCAAACCCTATTTCATACTGGTTTTGTTACCCCTGGTTCTTCACCGGAAATTCAAAGTGGTGTTGGGTACTTTGGTGACCATGGGCGGACTGGCAGGGATATTCATATTGGCAACCGGGATCACGAAAGGCAAGGAATTATTTACCGACTGGGTCCGGGCCATGGGTGCGCACTCAGGATACCTGGCCAGCAACCATACCATCTCATCGCTTTTGCATCAATACACGGGCATCACGCTGCCCCTTTCATTTTCCTTCTACATGCTGGGCGGAGCACTGATACTATTATTCGTTACATTTTGGTGGACGACAAAAGGAAAAACGCCATCGCCCTCAGACCTTCTCGTCCACTACTTCGCCGGCGTCGCCCTGGTGCCCAATATCCTCATTACCGACACAGAACACTTCCTGTTTTCCATCCCTTTGATCACCCTACTGGTCCTATATCTCTTTCACAAAAGAAATACCCGCCTTACGGTGCTGTTCGCGGTCATCTTCCTTCTTTATGGCGGCAATATCACCGACCTGTGGGGCAAGAGCTTGTCGATGACGCTGGACAACTGGGGATTGCTGGGTGTTGGCAATCTGGGGGTGATTGTCGGGGCGATGGTTGTTGGGTTGAAGGTAGGTAGTAGGCAGTTGGCAGGAGAATGTCATTAG